In Vigna unguiculata cultivar IT97K-499-35 chromosome 3, ASM411807v1, whole genome shotgun sequence, a single genomic region encodes these proteins:
- the LOC114178424 gene encoding adenylyl-sulfate kinase, chloroplastic-like isoform X3 has translation MSNVGNATNILWHDCPIQKQDRQQLLQQKGCVIWLTGLSGSGKSTIACALSRSLHSRGKLSYILDGDNIRHGLNHDLSFKAEDRSENIRRIGEVAKLFADAGVICITSLISPYQKDRDACRALLPKGDFIEVFIDVPLQVCEARDPKGLYKLARAGKIKGFTGIDDPYEPPCSCEIVLQQKGNGCKSPSDMAEIVISYLEENGYLRA, from the exons ATGTCAAATGTTGGTAACGCAACAAACATTTTGTGGCATGACTGTCCAATTCAGAAACAAGATAGACAGCAGCTACTTCAGCAAAAAGGCTGCGTTATATGGCTAACTGGCCTCAGTGGATCAG GAAAAAGCACTATTGCATGTGCTCTGAGCAGAAGCTTGCACTCCAGAGGGAAACTGTCATACATCCTTGATGGTGACAATATTCGGCATGGTCTAAACCATGATCTTAGTTTTAAAGCAGAAGATCGGTCAGAAAACATTCGAAGGATTG gTGAGGTGGCAAAACTCTTTGCAGATGCTGGTGTTATTTGCATCACTAGTTTAATATCACCGTACCAAAAGGATAGAGATGCATGTAGAGCACTACTTCCGAAAGGAGATTTTATTGAG GTTTTCATAGACGTTCCACTACAGGTATGTGAAGCTAGGGACCCAAAGGGGCTCTACAAGCTTGCTCGAGCTGGAAAGATCAAAG GTTTCACTGGTATAGATGATCCTTATGAACCACCGTGTAGTTGTGAG ATAGTACTACAACAGAAAGGAAATGGCTGTAAGTCTCCCAGTGATATGGCTGAAATTGTGATATCCTACTTGGAGGAGAATGGATACCTGCgtgcatga
- the LOC114178424 gene encoding adenylyl-sulfate kinase, chloroplastic-like isoform X2, producing MGKNLPQMSNVGNATNILWHDCPIQKQDRQQLLQQKGCVIWLTGLSGSGKSTIACALSRSLHSRGKLSYILDGDNIRHGLNHDLSFKAEDRSENIRRIGEVAKLFADAGVICITSLISPYQKDRDACRALLPKGDFIEVFIDVPLQVCEARDPKGLYKLARAGKIKGFTGIDDPYEPPCSCEIVLQQKGNGCKSPSDMAEIVISYLEENGYLRA from the exons ATGG GTAAAAATCTCCCCCAGATGTCAAATGTTGGTAACGCAACAAACATTTTGTGGCATGACTGTCCAATTCAGAAACAAGATAGACAGCAGCTACTTCAGCAAAAAGGCTGCGTTATATGGCTAACTGGCCTCAGTGGATCAG GAAAAAGCACTATTGCATGTGCTCTGAGCAGAAGCTTGCACTCCAGAGGGAAACTGTCATACATCCTTGATGGTGACAATATTCGGCATGGTCTAAACCATGATCTTAGTTTTAAAGCAGAAGATCGGTCAGAAAACATTCGAAGGATTG gTGAGGTGGCAAAACTCTTTGCAGATGCTGGTGTTATTTGCATCACTAGTTTAATATCACCGTACCAAAAGGATAGAGATGCATGTAGAGCACTACTTCCGAAAGGAGATTTTATTGAG GTTTTCATAGACGTTCCACTACAGGTATGTGAAGCTAGGGACCCAAAGGGGCTCTACAAGCTTGCTCGAGCTGGAAAGATCAAAG GTTTCACTGGTATAGATGATCCTTATGAACCACCGTGTAGTTGTGAG ATAGTACTACAACAGAAAGGAAATGGCTGTAAGTCTCCCAGTGATATGGCTGAAATTGTGATATCCTACTTGGAGGAGAATGGATACCTGCgtgcatga
- the LOC114178424 gene encoding adenylyl-sulfate kinase 3-like isoform X1 encodes MITAKAPPPPCASGFFRKIESGPSPVAETLGLAKLRGINVAGLYRSRRSFVSHARSKPTKAKENAGASLIDDWLKPIKAKEDSDTEERAAAFPGKNLPQMSNVGNATNILWHDCPIQKQDRQQLLQQKGCVIWLTGLSGSGKSTIACALSRSLHSRGKLSYILDGDNIRHGLNHDLSFKAEDRSENIRRIGEVAKLFADAGVICITSLISPYQKDRDACRALLPKGDFIEVFIDVPLQVCEARDPKGLYKLARAGKIKGFTGIDDPYEPPCSCEIVLQQKGNGCKSPSDMAEIVISYLEENGYLRA; translated from the exons ATGATCACCGCGAAAGCACCGCCACCGCCGTGTGCCTCCGGATTCTTCCGCAAAATCGAAAGCGGGCCGTCGCCGGTGGCGGAGACGCTAGGGTTGGCCAAGCTCCGAGGAATCAATGTCGCCGGATTGTACCGAAGTCGCAGAAGCTTCGTCTCCCACGCGAGATCGAAGCCTACTAAGGCGAAGGAGAACGCAGGTGCTTCTTTGATCGATGACTGGTTGAAGCCAATTAAGGCAAAGGAGGATTCGGACACAGAGGAACGTGCTGCTGCATTTCCTG GTAAAAATCTCCCCCAGATGTCAAATGTTGGTAACGCAACAAACATTTTGTGGCATGACTGTCCAATTCAGAAACAAGATAGACAGCAGCTACTTCAGCAAAAAGGCTGCGTTATATGGCTAACTGGCCTCAGTGGATCAG GAAAAAGCACTATTGCATGTGCTCTGAGCAGAAGCTTGCACTCCAGAGGGAAACTGTCATACATCCTTGATGGTGACAATATTCGGCATGGTCTAAACCATGATCTTAGTTTTAAAGCAGAAGATCGGTCAGAAAACATTCGAAGGATTG gTGAGGTGGCAAAACTCTTTGCAGATGCTGGTGTTATTTGCATCACTAGTTTAATATCACCGTACCAAAAGGATAGAGATGCATGTAGAGCACTACTTCCGAAAGGAGATTTTATTGAG GTTTTCATAGACGTTCCACTACAGGTATGTGAAGCTAGGGACCCAAAGGGGCTCTACAAGCTTGCTCGAGCTGGAAAGATCAAAG GTTTCACTGGTATAGATGATCCTTATGAACCACCGTGTAGTTGTGAG ATAGTACTACAACAGAAAGGAAATGGCTGTAAGTCTCCCAGTGATATGGCTGAAATTGTGATATCCTACTTGGAGGAGAATGGATACCTGCgtgcatga